Proteins co-encoded in one Synechococcus elongatus PCC 6301 genomic window:
- a CDS encoding acetate/propionate family kinase — protein MQLLTFNAGSSSYKLSGFEITTAAEQTDPVWQVQIDWKTDRAATLTQPGQPVQMLDSSDRRAWLEIALETLPDRSAIAAVVHRVVHGGQQQAPAVVTPELKATIAAAANLAPLHNPLNLAGIEQMEQLFGLAMPQIAVFDTAFHQQMPVAAAIYGGPYHWWEQGYRRYGFHGISHQYLAERCAQLSDRSLSNLQLVTAHLGNGCSLAAIRNGHSVDTSMGFSPLEGLVMGSRSGTVDPGLLLHLLQQPDCSPSQLSTVLNQQSGLLGLSGRSNDVRALAIAADAGDQRSQLALAAFTHSLRRHLGAMLASLTRLDALVFAGGIGENYRSLWPAVCEHFAGMPIRLDPEAMAVAGDRRISTPDSAITVWVIHSREDWQMVQLALPLLRSPQSFN, from the coding sequence TTGCAACTACTAACCTTCAATGCAGGTTCCAGTAGCTATAAATTGTCAGGATTTGAGATCACAACAGCTGCGGAGCAAACAGATCCCGTCTGGCAAGTCCAAATTGATTGGAAAACCGATCGAGCGGCGACGCTGACGCAGCCCGGACAGCCTGTTCAGATGCTGGATAGCAGCGATCGCAGGGCTTGGCTTGAAATAGCGCTAGAGACATTGCCCGATCGCAGCGCGATCGCGGCGGTGGTGCACCGGGTCGTTCACGGTGGACAGCAACAAGCTCCCGCTGTGGTGACGCCAGAGCTGAAAGCGACGATCGCCGCCGCCGCTAATTTAGCGCCCTTGCACAATCCCCTCAATCTGGCGGGGATCGAGCAGATGGAGCAGTTGTTTGGCCTAGCGATGCCTCAGATTGCTGTGTTTGATACGGCCTTTCATCAGCAAATGCCAGTGGCTGCGGCCATCTATGGCGGTCCCTATCACTGGTGGGAGCAAGGATATCGGCGCTATGGCTTCCACGGCATCAGTCATCAATATCTGGCGGAACGCTGTGCCCAGTTGAGCGATCGCTCTCTCTCGAATTTGCAATTAGTGACCGCGCATTTAGGCAATGGGTGCTCGCTGGCGGCGATTCGTAATGGCCATAGTGTCGATACCAGTATGGGCTTTTCGCCGTTGGAAGGCCTAGTGATGGGCAGTCGGAGTGGCACAGTCGATCCGGGCTTACTCCTGCATCTCTTGCAACAGCCAGATTGCAGCCCCAGTCAGCTCAGCACGGTCCTGAATCAGCAATCGGGGCTTCTAGGTTTGAGTGGTCGCTCCAATGATGTGCGGGCGTTGGCGATCGCAGCGGACGCCGGGGATCAGCGATCGCAGTTAGCGTTAGCAGCCTTTACCCACAGTCTGCGGCGACATCTTGGGGCAATGTTGGCCAGTCTGACGCGGCTTGATGCGCTGGTGTTTGCCGGTGGGATCGGCGAAAACTATCGGTCGCTCTGGCCAGCGGTCTGCGAACACTTTGCGGGCATGCCGATTCGGCTTGATCCGGAAGCGATGGCTGTTGCAGGCGATCGCCGCATCAGTACGCCAGATTCTGCGATCACCGTTTGGGTGATTCACAGTCGTGAGGACTGGCAGATGGTGCAGTTGGCCCTGCCTTTGCTTCGATCCCCACAGTCTTTCAATTGA
- a CDS encoding Get3/ArsA fold putative tail anchor-mediating ATPase NosAFP — protein MTQILSFLGKGGSGRTTAAIALARQSAASGARTLVLSLGSDPSPDMLLDKDLVATPTVISPNLEAVRIPSTVAIGKGWEELQALEGQYLKTPFLRNIYSSELALLPGFEPLLLLTELRRWLEQGYDRICLDGLSSPELLRLWGVPESLDWYLRRFRGAIADSEFGRNLGPFLPALSAAVFSVGLSLDDWGPAARLLETSLEQGRSLLADPRKAMAILTTRSDRVSQAVALQWWGAAQPIGLRVGAVLASESSGLDDLKRDFAPLPVFSLSSAASDSVLPSFDVLNHAPEPLSIDLQARQIRLFLPGLAKEAVKLSQSGPEITIEAGDQRRNLRLPVALQGRAVTSARFQEQSLILSFQ, from the coding sequence ATGACTCAAATTCTTTCGTTCCTGGGTAAGGGCGGTAGTGGTCGAACAACGGCTGCGATCGCCCTTGCTCGTCAGTCGGCTGCCAGCGGTGCTCGGACCTTGGTGCTGAGTTTGGGCAGTGATCCGTCGCCAGATATGTTGCTGGACAAAGATTTGGTGGCAACACCGACCGTGATCTCGCCCAACTTGGAGGCGGTACGAATTCCGTCTACGGTAGCGATCGGCAAGGGATGGGAAGAATTACAAGCCCTTGAAGGTCAGTATCTGAAGACACCCTTCCTCCGCAACATTTACAGTTCTGAGCTGGCCCTGTTGCCGGGCTTTGAGCCTTTATTACTGCTGACGGAATTGCGGCGTTGGCTCGAGCAAGGCTACGACCGGATTTGCCTTGATGGCCTCTCTAGTCCAGAACTACTGCGCCTTTGGGGCGTTCCTGAGAGTTTGGATTGGTATCTGCGGCGCTTTCGAGGGGCGATCGCCGATTCAGAGTTTGGTCGGAATTTAGGGCCGTTTTTACCTGCTTTATCTGCGGCGGTCTTTAGTGTTGGCCTCAGTCTTGATGACTGGGGACCGGCGGCTCGCCTGCTAGAAACATCGCTCGAACAAGGGCGATCGCTCTTGGCCGATCCGCGCAAAGCAATGGCGATTCTGACCACGCGCAGCGATCGCGTCTCGCAGGCCGTGGCTTTGCAATGGTGGGGGGCGGCGCAACCGATTGGTTTACGTGTCGGTGCCGTACTCGCTAGCGAGAGTTCAGGCTTGGACGACCTCAAGCGCGACTTTGCGCCCTTGCCCGTTTTTTCACTGAGTTCTGCCGCGTCTGATTCGGTGCTGCCCAGCTTTGATGTCTTGAATCATGCCCCGGAGCCACTGAGTATCGATTTGCAGGCGCGACAGATTCGGTTGTTCTTGCCGGGCCTCGCCAAAGAAGCGGTCAAACTCTCGCAATCCGGCCCAGAGATTACCATTGAAGCCGGCGATCAGCGGCGTAATTTACGGTTGCCGGTTGCCCTGCAAGGACGAGCTGTGACTTCGGCTCGTTTCCAAGAGCAGTCTTTGATCCTGTCCTTTCAATAG
- a CDS encoding vitamin K epoxide reductase family protein, producing the protein MVRKRPTPWLHRWSRPIILFLATIGLLDTGYITLEKFGIIQQTVCPLFGGGCSQVLNSPYAVFFGLPLSLFGAIAYFSAGALAAIPLFVKAEQAKSLRLQLEKTTWLLLFLLSTAMVVFSAYLIYLMAYEIKAFCFFCVGSAILSLGIFLVSLFGHDWEDLGQVLFGGFITAIAVLVTLLGIYAGGSENPALADQGQTGPPIVNVSKPAAVSLAEYLTKTGAKMYSAYWCPHCHDQKELFGQQAVQKLDVVECDPQGRNARPQLCQQAGIQGFPTWEINGKQYSGTRPLQELAKLSGYTGPQNF; encoded by the coding sequence ATGGTGCGCAAACGTCCGACTCCTTGGCTGCATCGTTGGTCACGGCCAATCATCCTCTTCCTAGCCACCATTGGCTTGCTAGACACGGGCTACATCACCCTAGAGAAGTTCGGCATTATTCAACAGACAGTTTGCCCCCTGTTTGGGGGTGGCTGCTCCCAAGTCCTGAATAGCCCCTACGCGGTGTTCTTTGGCCTGCCGCTATCGCTGTTTGGGGCGATCGCGTACTTCAGTGCTGGTGCTCTGGCTGCGATTCCCCTGTTTGTCAAAGCGGAGCAAGCCAAAAGCCTGCGCTTACAGCTTGAGAAAACCACTTGGCTCCTACTGTTTCTGCTCTCGACAGCCATGGTGGTCTTTAGCGCCTACCTCATCTACCTGATGGCCTACGAGATCAAAGCCTTTTGCTTCTTCTGCGTGGGCTCTGCCATCCTCTCGTTGGGAATTTTTCTCGTGTCACTCTTTGGTCACGACTGGGAAGATCTCGGTCAGGTCCTGTTTGGCGGCTTCATCACTGCGATTGCTGTGTTAGTGACCCTGCTAGGAATCTATGCCGGTGGCAGTGAGAATCCGGCCTTGGCCGATCAAGGTCAGACCGGCCCGCCAATCGTCAATGTTTCCAAGCCAGCTGCGGTGTCCTTAGCTGAATACCTGACCAAGACAGGCGCCAAGATGTACAGCGCTTACTGGTGCCCTCACTGTCACGACCAAAAAGAACTGTTTGGTCAACAAGCGGTTCAAAAACTGGATGTTGTGGAATGTGATCCCCAAGGTCGCAATGCTCGCCCCCAACTGTGTCAGCAAGCTGGCATTCAAGGGTTCCCAACTTGGGAAATTAATGGGAAACAGTATTCCGGTACGCGGCCCCTCCAAGAACTGGCGAAACTGTCGGGTTATACCGGTCCGCAAAACTTCTAG
- a CDS encoding glycosyltransferase family 2 protein — MVFFSVVVPTYNRRPILEKCLRALEQQQISAETAIAGYEVVVVDDGSTDGTVDWLKAQASEFPHVRLFEQDHQGPARARNLGVQQAQGDTIIFIDSDLVVTPPFLQAHATGLEKGRQRLGSDRCFTYGAVINTCNFDNPTAEPFKVTDFSNAYFATGNVAIARHWLETAGLFDTAFQLYGWEDLELGVRLKNLGLKLIRCPEAVGYHWHPPFSLEQIPKLIDQESQRGRMGVLFYQKHPTWEVRLMIQMTWLHRLLWGTLSLGGFLNERTLRPLLAWLLKRDRPQLALEIARIFLNWNNVRSVYAAYRESQGLASS, encoded by the coding sequence ATGGTGTTTTTTAGCGTCGTTGTCCCCACCTACAACCGTCGTCCCATTCTGGAAAAATGTCTGCGTGCTCTCGAGCAGCAGCAAATTTCAGCTGAGACAGCGATCGCGGGCTATGAAGTCGTGGTGGTTGATGACGGATCCACGGATGGCACGGTGGACTGGCTGAAAGCGCAAGCCTCCGAATTTCCGCACGTCCGTTTGTTTGAGCAGGATCATCAAGGCCCCGCTCGAGCGCGTAACTTGGGGGTCCAGCAAGCCCAAGGCGACACGATCATCTTTATCGATAGCGACTTGGTGGTGACGCCGCCTTTCTTGCAGGCTCACGCTACAGGCTTGGAAAAAGGGCGACAACGCCTTGGCAGCGATCGCTGCTTTACCTACGGCGCGGTGATCAATACCTGTAACTTCGATAACCCGACAGCGGAACCGTTCAAAGTGACGGACTTTTCCAACGCTTACTTTGCAACGGGCAACGTCGCGATCGCCCGTCACTGGTTGGAGACTGCGGGACTGTTTGATACCGCCTTTCAGCTCTATGGCTGGGAGGATTTGGAACTGGGGGTTCGCCTTAAGAACCTGGGGCTAAAGCTCATTCGTTGTCCAGAAGCTGTTGGCTATCACTGGCATCCGCCCTTTAGCTTGGAGCAAATTCCCAAGCTGATCGATCAGGAATCCCAGCGAGGCCGCATGGGAGTGCTCTTTTACCAGAAGCATCCGACTTGGGAAGTGCGGCTGATGATTCAGATGACCTGGCTGCACCGCTTGCTCTGGGGCACGCTTTCGCTCGGCGGATTCTTGAATGAGCGAACTTTGCGACCGCTGTTGGCTTGGTTGTTGAAGCGCGATCGCCCACAACTGGCGCTGGAAATCGCCCGCATTTTCCTGAACTGGAACAACGTCCGCAGCGTTTACGCCGCCTATCGGGAATCTCAAGGCTTAGCCTCTTCCTGA
- a CDS encoding elongation factor G translates to MQDHKLGRRNIAIVGPYGSGKTSLLESLLAELGAINRPGRVDAGNTVGDSSPEARSRQMTVEINVANTDSLTFLDCPGSVEFQQETWNALIGVDGAIVVCEADPDRALTLAPIFHFLDSWEIPHCVFINKLERATEARWQATLDSLRSCCSRPLVAQQYPLFQGDRAVGFVDLISEQSHSFGEALNLPLSMAESVARNTLLETLADYDDHLLEELLEEIEPPVEEILDDLRQDVSADLIVPVLTGSAQLYWGISALLAALQQEMPTPAETVQHRRLIPCDRPVAQVLKTFFHPQAGKLSLIRLWQGELQEGDTLDGDRPSGIYRMMGDQLQSVQQARSGEIVALGRMESALTGDSLGLDAVDSPLPRVAIQTPVYALALTPERRSDEVKLGNCLRRLQEEDPSLQWEQHGDTHEVILWGQGEIHLQVALDRLRRKYNLPMSTHLPQVPFRETIRSAVSGVHGRYKHQTGGHGQFGDVYLDIQPLPRGEGFRFQETVVGGVVPRQYIPGVESGVREFLERGPLGFPLVDVEVTLTHGSYHSVDSSEQAFRQAARLAMQSGIPAAEPLLLEPILQVELFAPAVFTSSMLRLLSGHRGQILGYESCDNREGWDQVSAYLPQAEMQALGIELRSVTQGVGFFHWRHSHLAEVPERLQQQLLSDRSQ, encoded by the coding sequence ATGCAAGATCACAAGCTGGGTCGCCGCAATATTGCGATCGTAGGGCCTTATGGCTCTGGTAAAACCAGTCTGCTAGAAAGTCTGCTGGCGGAACTCGGGGCAATCAATCGGCCGGGTCGCGTCGATGCTGGTAATACGGTCGGCGATAGCTCGCCCGAAGCGCGATCGCGGCAAATGACCGTTGAGATCAATGTTGCTAATACTGACAGTCTGACCTTCTTGGACTGTCCAGGTTCGGTGGAATTCCAGCAGGAAACCTGGAACGCTTTGATTGGGGTTGATGGGGCGATTGTTGTCTGCGAAGCCGATCCCGATCGCGCCTTGACCCTCGCCCCGATTTTCCACTTTCTCGACAGTTGGGAAATTCCCCACTGCGTCTTTATCAACAAGCTCGAGCGGGCAACGGAAGCGCGTTGGCAAGCCACCCTCGATAGCCTGCGCAGCTGCTGTAGCCGGCCACTGGTGGCGCAGCAGTATCCCTTATTCCAAGGCGATCGCGCCGTGGGCTTTGTCGATCTGATCTCTGAGCAGTCCCATTCCTTTGGCGAAGCGCTCAACCTGCCGCTATCGATGGCAGAGTCCGTAGCTCGCAACACGCTGCTGGAAACTTTGGCCGACTACGACGACCATTTACTTGAGGAACTACTGGAAGAAATTGAGCCGCCCGTTGAAGAAATCTTGGACGATCTGCGTCAAGACGTCAGTGCCGATCTGATTGTGCCGGTGTTGACGGGGAGCGCTCAGTTGTACTGGGGAATCTCAGCACTATTAGCAGCGCTGCAGCAGGAGATGCCGACCCCAGCGGAGACGGTGCAACATCGCCGCCTGATTCCCTGCGATCGCCCAGTGGCGCAAGTCCTGAAAACCTTCTTTCATCCCCAGGCGGGCAAACTCTCCCTCATTCGACTCTGGCAGGGTGAGCTGCAGGAAGGCGATACCTTGGATGGCGATCGCCCCAGTGGCATTTACCGGATGATGGGCGATCAGTTGCAATCGGTGCAGCAGGCTCGCAGTGGCGAGATTGTGGCCCTGGGCCGGATGGAATCAGCCCTGACTGGCGACAGTCTTGGCTTGGATGCTGTCGATAGTCCGTTGCCACGGGTCGCGATTCAGACGCCGGTTTATGCTCTGGCACTCACGCCCGAGCGGCGCAGTGATGAAGTCAAACTCGGCAATTGTCTGCGTCGTCTTCAAGAAGAAGATCCGTCTCTGCAGTGGGAACAGCACGGCGATACCCATGAGGTGATCCTCTGGGGACAAGGTGAAATTCATCTGCAAGTGGCTCTCGATCGCTTGCGCCGCAAGTACAACCTGCCGATGAGCACACACCTGCCGCAGGTGCCCTTCCGCGAAACGATTCGCAGCGCGGTCAGTGGCGTCCACGGGCGCTATAAACACCAGACCGGCGGCCATGGTCAGTTTGGCGATGTCTATCTCGACATCCAACCGCTGCCTCGGGGTGAAGGCTTCCGCTTCCAAGAAACGGTTGTCGGTGGCGTGGTGCCGCGCCAGTACATTCCTGGGGTCGAATCGGGAGTGCGCGAATTTCTGGAACGCGGGCCGCTGGGTTTCCCCTTAGTGGATGTGGAAGTGACACTGACCCATGGGTCGTACCACAGCGTCGATAGCTCCGAGCAGGCTTTCCGGCAGGCAGCTCGCTTGGCGATGCAGTCCGGCATTCCGGCAGCAGAACCGCTGCTACTGGAGCCGATCCTGCAAGTCGAACTCTTCGCCCCAGCGGTGTTTACCTCCTCTATGCTGCGGTTGCTGAGCGGTCATCGTGGCCAAATCCTTGGCTATGAGTCCTGCGACAACCGCGAGGGTTGGGATCAGGTCAGTGCTTATCTGCCTCAAGCCGAAATGCAGGCCCTTGGTATTGAGTTGCGATCGGTGACTCAGGGCGTGGGCTTCTTCCACTGGCGGCATAGCCACCTCGCGGAGGTTCCAGAACGGCTGCAGCAACAGCTCCTGAGCGATCGCAGTCAATAG
- a CDS encoding phosphoketolase family protein, whose amino-acid sequence MTSTLQATDIATLSPNEQAAIDAWWRAANYLSVGQIYLRDNPLLQEPLRPEHIKQRLLGHWGSDPGLSFVYVHLNRLIRRLDLNLIYVTGPGHGAPALLANAWLEGTYSEVYPNCQQSTAGLQQFFKQFSFPGGIGSHCTPETPGSIHEGGELGYSLSHAFGAALDNPDLIVACVIGDGEAETGPLATSWHSNKFLNPAQDGAVLPILHLNGYKIANPTLLSRISHEELRSLFIGYGYEPFFVEGNDPAILHGVMASTLATCVQKIQAIQAAARSGESSDRPMWPMIVLRTPKGWTGPATIKGHVVEGSWRSHQVPMADVLTNPEHLQLLEDWLRSYRPEELFDASGAPVAELQAIAPIGDRRMSANPVTNGGLLRRALTLPDFRDQAVSVPAPGKSRADSTRPLGQFLREVIRHNPDNFRLFGPDETASNRLDAVYEVTSKVWLGDRIPEDEDGGHLSDRGRVMEILSEHTLEGWLEAYLLTGRHGFFATYEAFAHVIDSMVNQHAKWLDVSKREVDWRAPVSSLNILLSSTVWRQDHNGFSHQDPGFIDLVTNKSARVTRIYLPPDANCLLSVADHCLRSTDYINVIVADKQSHLQYLDAEAAARHCAKGIGIWDWASNDQGASPDVVIASCGDVVTLEALAATALLREHFPDLKIRFVNVVDLFRLQPDTEHPHGLSDRDFDSLFTVDKPIIFNFHGYPWLIHKLAYRRHNHNNLHVRGYKEVGNINTPLELAIRNQVDRFNLAIDVIDRVPHLRDRGAHVKEWLKDQIHDHIQYAYQEGIDRPEINQWQWPF is encoded by the coding sequence ATGACAAGTACCTTGCAAGCGACGGATATTGCCACACTAAGTCCCAACGAACAGGCTGCGATCGATGCGTGGTGGCGAGCCGCCAACTACCTGTCGGTTGGGCAAATTTATTTACGAGATAATCCGCTGCTGCAAGAACCGCTGCGGCCCGAACATATCAAACAGCGGTTGCTGGGGCACTGGGGAAGCGATCCCGGCTTGAGCTTTGTCTACGTTCATCTCAACCGCTTGATCCGCCGCTTGGATCTCAACCTGATCTACGTCACAGGCCCAGGTCACGGCGCTCCGGCACTACTGGCGAATGCTTGGCTCGAGGGAACTTACAGTGAGGTCTATCCCAACTGTCAGCAGTCGACCGCTGGACTCCAACAATTTTTCAAGCAGTTTTCATTCCCCGGCGGCATTGGCAGCCACTGCACGCCCGAAACACCCGGATCGATCCACGAAGGTGGCGAGTTGGGCTACAGCCTCTCCCACGCTTTTGGGGCGGCGTTGGATAATCCCGACCTGATTGTGGCCTGCGTGATTGGTGACGGCGAAGCCGAAACTGGCCCGCTGGCAACCTCTTGGCATTCCAATAAATTCCTGAATCCGGCGCAGGATGGAGCGGTGCTGCCGATTCTGCACCTCAACGGCTACAAAATTGCCAACCCCACCTTGCTGTCGCGGATTTCCCATGAGGAGCTGCGCAGTTTGTTTATTGGCTACGGCTACGAACCCTTTTTCGTCGAAGGCAATGATCCCGCCATCCTGCATGGCGTGATGGCTAGCACCCTAGCGACTTGTGTTCAGAAGATTCAGGCGATTCAAGCCGCGGCACGATCGGGAGAAAGTAGCGATCGCCCGATGTGGCCAATGATTGTGCTGCGCACACCCAAAGGCTGGACCGGCCCCGCCACGATCAAGGGGCACGTTGTTGAAGGGTCTTGGCGATCGCACCAAGTACCAATGGCTGATGTGCTGACGAATCCTGAGCATTTGCAACTGCTGGAAGACTGGCTCCGCAGCTACCGACCGGAAGAATTGTTTGATGCAAGTGGCGCACCAGTCGCAGAACTGCAAGCGATCGCACCAATCGGCGATCGGCGGATGAGTGCAAACCCAGTTACAAATGGCGGCTTGCTACGGCGTGCCTTGACCCTGCCAGATTTCCGCGATCAAGCAGTGTCTGTACCGGCTCCTGGCAAAAGCCGTGCAGATTCAACGCGACCGCTGGGTCAATTCCTGCGCGAGGTGATCCGTCACAATCCCGATAACTTCCGCCTGTTTGGGCCGGATGAAACGGCCTCGAACCGGCTAGATGCGGTTTATGAAGTCACTTCGAAAGTCTGGCTGGGCGATCGCATTCCTGAGGATGAGGATGGCGGCCACCTGAGCGATCGCGGCCGGGTCATGGAAATTCTGAGTGAACACACCCTCGAAGGTTGGCTCGAAGCCTACTTGCTCACGGGTCGCCACGGCTTTTTTGCCACCTATGAAGCCTTTGCCCATGTGATTGATTCGATGGTCAATCAGCATGCGAAATGGTTGGATGTCAGCAAGCGGGAAGTCGATTGGCGAGCCCCTGTTTCGTCGTTAAATATCCTGCTCTCCTCGACCGTTTGGCGACAGGATCACAATGGCTTTAGCCATCAGGATCCCGGCTTTATTGATCTGGTTACGAATAAGAGTGCACGAGTCACCCGCATCTATCTACCGCCGGATGCCAACTGTCTACTCTCCGTTGCTGATCACTGTCTGCGCAGCACAGACTATATCAACGTCATCGTGGCGGACAAACAAAGTCACCTTCAGTATCTCGATGCTGAGGCAGCTGCTCGCCACTGCGCTAAAGGGATTGGCATTTGGGATTGGGCAAGCAATGACCAAGGAGCTTCACCGGATGTCGTGATTGCTAGTTGCGGTGATGTCGTCACCTTGGAAGCGTTGGCGGCAACAGCGTTGCTCCGTGAGCATTTTCCCGATCTCAAAATTCGCTTTGTTAATGTGGTGGATCTGTTCCGTCTTCAGCCGGATACCGAACATCCCCATGGGTTAAGCGATCGTGATTTCGATAGCCTATTTACGGTTGACAAGCCGATTATCTTCAACTTCCATGGCTACCCATGGCTGATTCACAAACTGGCCTATCGCCGCCACAATCACAACAACTTGCACGTGCGCGGCTACAAGGAAGTTGGCAACATCAATACGCCATTAGAGCTAGCGATTCGCAATCAAGTCGATCGCTTTAACCTTGCAATTGATGTGATCGATCGCGTTCCGCATCTACGTGATCGCGGTGCCCATGTCAAAGAGTGGCTCAAGGATCAAATCCACGACCACATTCAATATGCCTATCAAGAAGGGATCGATCGCCCTGAAATCAATCAGTGGCAATGGCCTTTCTAG
- a CDS encoding cytochrome b6f subunit PetP, whose protein sequence is MEIGQKVRVRRIRDRVPAELVSRLQQSPVGVIKAFKIVDGKGLGVIVQFGNDFSTWFFEDEVQLEA, encoded by the coding sequence ATGGAGATTGGACAAAAAGTTCGGGTTCGCCGCATCCGCGATCGCGTGCCTGCAGAATTGGTGAGCCGTTTGCAACAATCTCCGGTCGGCGTGATCAAGGCGTTCAAGATTGTCGATGGCAAAGGTCTGGGCGTCATTGTCCAGTTTGGCAACGACTTCAGCACTTGGTTCTTTGAAGACGAAGTTCAACTCGAAGCCTAG
- a CDS encoding MarC family protein, producing MNWPLVLNFAVALFAVTNPLGNLPIFISYVGKEKPSVQRLLALFLVLTVFISQLVFLLSGTAILRFFGISLAAFRIAGGIILLLIGINMIQGDRTKANQKLADIGIKSAFRRAETVYQSFFIPLGIPIFVGPASISTAVLYGNLANNLATNLGLIGAVIAICIVSWLTLSVASWFERILGDLGLEITSRLLGLMLAAIGVQFILNGLGEATIGFINRAIINSP from the coding sequence ATGAATTGGCCCTTAGTGCTGAATTTTGCAGTCGCTCTCTTTGCCGTCACCAACCCTCTGGGCAATCTTCCCATCTTCATCAGCTACGTGGGCAAGGAAAAGCCTTCGGTTCAACGTCTGCTTGCTCTCTTTTTAGTGCTGACAGTTTTTATTTCTCAGCTAGTGTTCCTGCTGAGCGGCACCGCCATCCTTCGCTTCTTCGGGATTTCTTTGGCCGCTTTTCGGATTGCCGGCGGCATCATTTTGCTGCTGATTGGTATCAACATGATTCAAGGCGATCGCACGAAAGCCAACCAAAAGCTTGCTGACATTGGGATTAAGAGCGCGTTTCGTCGAGCGGAAACCGTCTATCAATCTTTTTTCATCCCTTTAGGTATCCCGATCTTTGTCGGCCCTGCCTCAATTAGCACCGCTGTTCTTTACGGCAATTTAGCCAATAACCTAGCAACCAACTTGGGCTTAATTGGCGCAGTCATTGCTATTTGTATAGTGAGTTGGCTCACGCTTTCAGTTGCCAGCTGGTTCGAGCGGATCTTGGGTGATCTCGGATTAGAAATTACCTCCCGTCTTTTGGGATTAATGCTAGCGGCAATCGGAGTTCAGTTCATTTTGAATGGATTGGGCGAAGCTACGATTGGCTTTATCAATCGGGCCATTATCAATAGTCCCTGA
- the hisF gene encoding imidazole glycerol phosphate synthase subunit HisF: MLAKRILPCLDVKAGRVVKGVNFVDLRDAGDPVELAQAYDAAGADELVFLDIAATHEERQILVDVVYRTAEQVFIPLTVSGGINDLETIRQLPRAGADKVSINSAAARDPDLIRRASDRFGSQCIVVAIDARRRTDPDNPGWDVYVRGGRENTGIDALTWAETVARNGAGELLVTSMDADGTQAGYDLELTRAIADRVEIPVIASGGAGTCEDIAEAFRTGHAEAALLASLLHYGQLTIAEIKDHLRSAQIPTRP; encoded by the coding sequence ATGCTTGCCAAGCGCATTTTGCCCTGCCTCGATGTCAAAGCGGGGCGTGTTGTCAAAGGGGTCAACTTTGTTGATTTGCGCGATGCGGGTGATCCGGTTGAACTCGCGCAGGCCTACGATGCAGCCGGTGCCGATGAGCTGGTCTTCCTCGATATCGCGGCTACCCATGAAGAGCGTCAGATCTTGGTGGATGTGGTCTATCGGACTGCCGAGCAAGTCTTCATTCCGCTGACCGTGAGCGGCGGCATTAATGACCTTGAGACGATCCGACAATTGCCACGGGCTGGAGCCGATAAGGTCAGCATTAACTCTGCTGCTGCGCGTGACCCCGATCTGATTCGTCGTGCCAGCGATCGCTTCGGGAGTCAGTGCATTGTGGTGGCGATCGATGCCCGTCGTCGCACAGATCCCGACAATCCGGGTTGGGATGTCTATGTGCGCGGTGGCCGCGAAAACACTGGGATTGATGCCCTGACTTGGGCAGAAACCGTCGCCCGTAACGGCGCGGGCGAGTTGCTGGTCACAAGCATGGATGCCGATGGTACTCAGGCAGGCTACGACTTGGAGCTGACCCGTGCGATCGCCGATCGCGTTGAAATTCCCGTGATTGCCTCCGGCGGTGCAGGCACCTGCGAAGACATTGCTGAAGCCTTTCGCACCGGGCACGCCGAAGCAGCACTGCTAGCCTCGCTCCTACACTACGGCCAGCTCACCATCGCTGAAATCAAAGACCACCTGCGATCGGCGCAAATCCCCACAAGACCTTAA